Proteins from a genomic interval of Streptomyces sp. Tu6071:
- a CDS encoding FAD-dependent oxidoreductase produces MFDHVFRPGTLGRLRLPHRVVMGAMHLNLEALDDGGAALAAFYAERARGGAGLLVTGGTAVNPEGAGGPGYGIAGEPAHEEALRRTAAAVHEAGGLLALQLFHAGRYALPGAPGTDGGPGWAPSPVPSRFTRTTPRELSDARIRATVEDFARAARRAVALGFDAVEVMGSEGYLVNQFTAPLTNTRDDEWGGDAERRRRFPVAVAAAVREAVGADFPVLFRMSGADLVEGGTPREDVGALAVALAAAGVDALAVGIGWHESPVPTVQAQVPAGTWATYAKDVKQALRAGGHGALPVIASNRYSRLAQVDEVLAAGDVDFVALARPFLADPGIVAKSRAGRPDTVDVCLACNEACIDRSFGTERVSCLVNPRSGYEAEFPLTVRERRGRYAVIGAGPAGLEAARTLARLGQEVELLEAESEPGGQFRWAARVPGKEDFGETVRHHVRELAGLGVRLRLGHRVGHRDLAHLRGFDGVVLATGVLAHRPDLPGLALPHVLDYQRAFADPEALGPRVAIIGGGGVGVDLAHLLTADPQLKRTPEAFLARHALTAGGSVARLAPRTASAAPRRVTVVRRGRRMGAGIGPSTRWVVLDELRAAGVRLLTGTGVEEITRDGVVVRDAEGGRELIAADHVVLATGQEPERDVAVTLRRAGVPFEVAGGAAGTGALNAVRATAEGLRAAHRLLDGR; encoded by the coding sequence TTGTTCGACCACGTCTTCCGCCCCGGCACGCTCGGCCGCCTGCGCCTGCCGCACCGGGTCGTCATGGGCGCGATGCACCTGAACCTGGAGGCGCTCGACGACGGGGGTGCCGCGCTCGCCGCGTTCTACGCGGAACGTGCGCGCGGCGGCGCGGGGCTGCTCGTCACGGGGGGCACCGCGGTGAACCCCGAGGGCGCGGGCGGCCCCGGGTACGGGATCGCCGGGGAGCCCGCGCACGAGGAGGCGCTGCGCCGTACCGCGGCGGCGGTGCACGAGGCGGGCGGGCTCCTCGCGCTCCAGCTCTTCCACGCCGGGCGGTACGCGCTGCCCGGCGCCCCCGGCACGGACGGCGGCCCCGGCTGGGCGCCCTCGCCCGTCCCGAGCCGCTTCACGCGCACGACGCCGCGCGAGCTGAGCGACGCGCGAATCCGCGCGACCGTCGAGGACTTCGCGCGGGCCGCGCGGCGCGCCGTCGCACTCGGCTTCGACGCCGTCGAGGTCATGGGCTCCGAGGGGTACCTCGTCAACCAGTTCACGGCGCCGCTCACCAACACGCGCGACGACGAGTGGGGCGGGGACGCGGAGCGCAGGCGCCGGTTCCCCGTCGCGGTCGCGGCGGCGGTGCGCGAGGCGGTCGGCGCGGACTTCCCCGTCCTGTTCCGCATGTCGGGCGCGGATCTCGTCGAGGGCGGCACGCCGCGCGAGGATGTCGGCGCGCTCGCCGTGGCGCTCGCGGCGGCGGGCGTGGACGCGCTCGCGGTCGGGATCGGGTGGCACGAGTCGCCCGTGCCGACGGTGCAGGCGCAGGTCCCGGCGGGGACGTGGGCGACGTACGCGAAGGACGTCAAGCAGGCGCTGCGCGCGGGTGGGCACGGCGCGCTGCCCGTCATCGCGTCGAACCGCTACTCGCGGCTCGCGCAGGTCGACGAGGTGCTGGCGGCGGGGGACGTGGACTTCGTCGCGCTCGCGCGGCCCTTCCTCGCCGATCCGGGGATCGTCGCGAAGTCCCGCGCGGGGCGCCCGGACACGGTCGACGTGTGCCTCGCGTGCAACGAGGCGTGCATCGACAGGTCCTTCGGCACCGAGCGCGTGTCGTGCCTGGTCAACCCGCGCTCCGGGTACGAGGCCGAGTTCCCGCTGACGGTGCGGGAGCGGCGCGGCCGGTACGCGGTGATCGGCGCCGGCCCGGCGGGGCTTGAGGCGGCGCGGACACTCGCGCGGCTCGGGCAGGAGGTCGAGCTCCTGGAGGCGGAGAGCGAGCCGGGCGGGCAGTTCCGCTGGGCGGCACGCGTCCCGGGCAAGGAGGACTTCGGCGAGACGGTCCGGCACCACGTGCGCGAACTGGCCGGGCTGGGGGTGCGGCTGCGGCTCGGGCACCGCGTGGGGCACCGCGATCTCGCGCACCTGCGCGGGTTCGACGGGGTCGTCCTCGCGACCGGGGTCCTCGCGCACCGCCCCGACCTGCCGGGGCTCGCGCTGCCGCACGTCCTCGACTACCAGCGGGCGTTCGCCGACCCGGAGGCCCTCGGGCCGCGGGTGGCGATCATCGGCGGGGGCGGGGTCGGCGTGGATCTCGCGCACCTGCTGACGGCGGACCCGCAGCTCAAGCGGACGCCGGAGGCGTTCCTGGCGCGGCACGCCCTGACGGCGGGCGGATCGGTGGCGCGGCTCGCGCCCCGTACCGCCTCCGCCGCGCCCCGGCGCGTCACCGTCGTGCGGCGCGGGCGGCGGATGGGCGCGGGCATCGGCCCCTCGACGCGGTGGGTCGTGCTCGACGAGCTGCGCGCGGCCGGGGTGCGGCTCCTGACGGGGACGGGGGTCGAGGAGATCACCCGGGACGGCGTGGTGGTGCGGGACGCGGAAGGCGGCAGGGAGCTGATCGCCGCCGACCACGTCGTGCTCGCCACGGGACAGGAGCCCGAGCGGGACGTGGCGGTGACGCTGCGGCGCGCGGGGGTGCCCTTCGAGGTGGCGGGCGGTGCCGCGGGCACGGGCGCGCTCAACGCGGTGCGCGCGACGGCCGAGGGGCTGCGCGCGGCGCACCGGCTGCTCGACGGGCGGTAG
- a CDS encoding SDR family oxidoreductase: MSTEQDRTAQGRVSLITGASRGIGRALALTLAREGGTVVVNYKKNQDLAEKTVADIEEAGGQGFAVRADVETTEGVKALFDEVARRCGRLDHFVSNAAASAFKNIVDLGPHHLDRSYAMNLRPFVLGAQEAVKLMDKGGRIVALSSYGSIRAYPTYATLGAMKAAIEAWVRFMAVEFAPYGINVNAVNGGLIDSDSLEYFYNVKGMPDMQGVLDRIPAHRPGTVREMADTIHFLLGEGSGYITGQTLVVDGGLSVVAPPFFADAGPELQLPPRPTRES; the protein is encoded by the coding sequence ATGAGCACTGAGCAGGACCGCACCGCACAGGGCCGCGTCTCGCTGATCACCGGCGCCTCGCGCGGGATCGGGCGCGCTCTCGCGCTGACGCTCGCACGCGAGGGCGGCACCGTCGTCGTCAACTACAAGAAGAACCAGGACCTCGCCGAGAAGACCGTCGCCGACATCGAGGAGGCCGGCGGTCAGGGCTTCGCCGTGCGGGCCGACGTCGAGACGACCGAGGGCGTCAAGGCGCTCTTCGACGAGGTCGCGCGGCGCTGCGGACGGCTCGACCACTTCGTGTCGAACGCGGCGGCGAGCGCGTTCAAGAACATCGTGGACCTCGGTCCGCACCACCTCGACCGCTCCTACGCGATGAACCTGCGGCCGTTCGTGCTCGGGGCGCAGGAGGCGGTGAAGCTCATGGACAAGGGCGGTCGCATCGTGGCGCTCTCGTCGTACGGGTCGATCCGCGCGTACCCGACGTACGCGACGCTCGGCGCGATGAAGGCCGCGATCGAGGCGTGGGTGCGGTTCATGGCGGTCGAGTTCGCGCCGTACGGGATCAACGTGAACGCCGTGAACGGCGGGCTCATCGACTCGGACTCGCTGGAGTACTTCTACAACGTCAAGGGGATGCCGGACATGCAGGGCGTCCTCGACCGCATCCCCGCCCACCGGCCGGGGACCGTGCGGGAGATGGCGGACACCATCCACTTCCTGCTCGGCGAGGGCTCGGGCTACATCACCGGGCAGACGCTCGTCGTGGACGGCGGGCTGAGCGTCGTGGCGCCGCCGTTCTTCGCGGACGCGGGGCCCGAGTTGCAGCTTCCGCCGCGCCCGACGCGCGAGAGCTGA
- a CDS encoding acyl-CoA dehydrogenase family protein encodes MSDEQSFEGLRTRVEAWVEGPGERWAERIEETGEVPEALWAELNGLGFLRMAAPVAYGGHGLPFSRWMELMEVFSRSHGSIRMIVHVVNGIWRAMDGHATEEQRKRFVIPSITGEIKIAFTLTEPGNGTGADITTSVVREGDTYYLSGSKHLITFGVRCDYYLLAARVEGSAGHEGTMALLVPRNAPGVTVEDTSNTMGVTGTDHASLTFDRTPVPVDHRLGAEGEGLDVFLGGFLTPSRVSVAMSCVGLAERAQQLAVAYARDRVTFGKALTQRQAIQFMLAENAADIEAAKQLVLHAARRFEEGAEDASMQSSMAKMHAVTMLTNVTDKALQIHGGLGYWKSQKIERVYRDARAQRFEEGTNEVQKAVVFREVLRRTPPVAAPEAGR; translated from the coding sequence ATGAGTGACGAGCAGTCCTTCGAGGGGCTCCGCACCCGGGTCGAGGCGTGGGTGGAGGGCCCCGGCGAGCGCTGGGCGGAGCGCATCGAGGAGACCGGTGAGGTGCCCGAGGCGCTGTGGGCCGAGCTGAACGGGCTGGGCTTCCTGCGGATGGCGGCGCCCGTCGCGTACGGGGGGCACGGGCTGCCGTTCTCGCGCTGGATGGAGCTCATGGAGGTCTTCTCCCGCTCGCACGGCTCGATCCGCATGATCGTGCACGTCGTCAACGGCATCTGGCGGGCGATGGACGGGCACGCCACCGAGGAGCAGCGCAAGCGCTTCGTCATCCCCTCGATCACCGGCGAGATCAAGATCGCCTTCACGCTCACCGAGCCGGGCAACGGCACGGGCGCGGACATCACGACGTCGGTGGTGCGCGAGGGCGACACGTACTACCTGTCGGGGAGCAAGCACCTCATCACCTTCGGCGTGCGCTGCGACTACTACCTGCTCGCGGCGCGGGTCGAGGGCAGTGCGGGCCACGAGGGCACCATGGCGCTGCTCGTGCCGCGCAACGCGCCGGGCGTGACGGTGGAGGACACCTCGAACACGATGGGCGTCACGGGTACGGACCACGCCTCGCTCACCTTCGACCGCACGCCGGTGCCCGTCGACCACCGGCTCGGCGCGGAGGGCGAGGGGCTCGACGTCTTCCTCGGCGGCTTCCTGACGCCCTCGCGCGTCTCCGTCGCGATGAGCTGCGTCGGGCTCGCCGAGCGGGCCCAGCAGCTCGCGGTCGCGTACGCGCGGGACCGGGTCACGTTCGGCAAGGCGCTGACCCAGCGCCAGGCGATCCAGTTCATGCTCGCCGAGAACGCGGCCGACATCGAGGCGGCCAAACAGCTCGTGCTGCACGCCGCGCGCCGCTTCGAGGAGGGCGCCGAGGACGCGTCCATGCAGTCGTCGATGGCGAAGATGCACGCCGTGACGATGCTGACGAACGTCACCGACAAGGCACTCCAGATCCACGGCGGGCTCGGTTACTGGAAGAGCCAGAAGATCGAGCGCGTTTACCGGGACGCCCGCGCGCAGCGTTTCGAGGAGGGCACCAACGAGGTGCAGAAGGCCGTCGTCTTCCGCGAGGTGCTGCGCCGCACGCCGCCGGTGGCCGCCCCGGAGGCCGGGCGCTGA
- a CDS encoding class I adenylate-forming enzyme family protein, with protein MNTTPAYDPAGFRDVFEQRFTYWAGFARNTHRYARSTAMSDPATGRAWTYAELGEEVERLAAGLAAHGVGPGDLVAYQLFNGPEFALLWLATQRLGAVGSPVNFRLAPGETAHILDTGRPAVFVYDTSVAESAGQALERAGHAPKLVVHVPSGQDGDHPLPGSVPFVQLAERGAGQVLPPAPEAGIYAETTRLYTSGTTGLPKGVPLNNAVEVLSAHDVIMHFPLSPEDRTLNMSPWFHRGGLYSGGPNPVFYVGGEVVPLRHFDADVVLDLVEKRGITFLIGAPTNLERLADAQERRPRDLSTLRGIVTMGAPLDRVACLRYQEVLTPRIFNGYGTTEAFWNTFLRPADLPDHAGSAGRACTDDDVAVVKVYEDRRAEPDDLAAKDGSEIGEVIVRSPKSGYGYIGRPEEQAENFRQGWLYIGDLATWDEDEYVTIVGRRDDMILSGGENVHPVQVEAVLNEHPGVADAAVVGAPDPEWGQLVTAYVVRKDPEVTVADLEKHCRAHAMLAAYKRPRAYRFVDALPVTSTGKKIHYQLRERVAADAEAGVLERVGR; from the coding sequence ATGAACACCACCCCCGCCTACGACCCGGCCGGTTTCCGGGACGTCTTCGAGCAGCGCTTCACCTACTGGGCCGGTTTCGCGCGCAACACGCACCGCTACGCCCGTTCCACCGCGATGTCCGACCCCGCCACGGGGCGCGCCTGGACGTACGCGGAACTGGGCGAGGAGGTCGAGCGGCTGGCCGCCGGTCTCGCCGCCCACGGGGTCGGGCCCGGGGACCTCGTCGCCTACCAGCTCTTCAACGGGCCCGAGTTCGCCCTGCTCTGGCTCGCCACGCAGCGCCTGGGGGCGGTGGGCTCGCCGGTCAACTTCCGGCTCGCCCCCGGGGAGACGGCGCACATCCTGGACACCGGGCGCCCGGCCGTCTTCGTCTACGACACCTCCGTCGCCGAGTCCGCCGGGCAGGCCCTGGAGCGGGCCGGGCACGCGCCGAAGCTCGTCGTGCACGTGCCCTCGGGGCAGGACGGGGACCACCCGCTGCCCGGCTCGGTGCCCTTCGTGCAGCTCGCCGAGCGGGGCGCGGGACAGGTCCTGCCGCCCGCGCCGGAGGCCGGGATCTACGCGGAGACGACGCGCCTGTACACCTCGGGCACGACGGGCCTGCCGAAGGGCGTGCCGCTCAACAACGCGGTCGAGGTGCTCTCCGCGCACGACGTGATCATGCACTTCCCGCTCTCGCCCGAGGACCGCACCCTCAACATGTCCCCGTGGTTCCACCGCGGCGGGCTCTACTCGGGCGGCCCCAACCCTGTCTTCTACGTGGGCGGCGAGGTCGTGCCGCTGCGGCACTTCGACGCGGACGTCGTCCTCGACCTCGTCGAGAAGCGGGGCATCACGTTCCTCATCGGCGCGCCGACGAACCTGGAGCGGCTCGCGGACGCGCAGGAGCGCCGCCCGCGCGACCTGTCCACGCTGCGCGGCATCGTGACGATGGGCGCGCCGCTCGACCGGGTCGCGTGCCTGCGGTACCAGGAGGTCCTGACGCCGCGGATCTTCAACGGGTACGGGACGACCGAGGCGTTCTGGAACACCTTCCTGCGCCCCGCCGACCTGCCGGACCACGCCGGGAGCGCGGGCCGCGCCTGCACGGACGACGACGTCGCCGTCGTGAAGGTCTACGAGGACCGGCGCGCCGAGCCCGACGACCTCGCGGCGAAGGACGGCAGCGAGATCGGCGAGGTCATCGTGCGCTCGCCCAAGTCCGGCTACGGCTACATCGGGCGCCCCGAGGAGCAGGCCGAGAACTTCCGGCAGGGCTGGCTGTACATCGGCGACCTCGCGACGTGGGACGAGGACGAGTACGTGACGATCGTGGGGCGCCGCGACGACATGATCCTCTCGGGCGGCGAGAACGTGCACCCGGTGCAGGTCGAGGCGGTGCTCAACGAGCACCCGGGCGTCGCGGACGCGGCGGTGGTCGGGGCGCCGGACCCGGAGTGGGGGCAGCTCGTCACCGCGTACGTCGTCCGCAAGGACCCGGAGGTGACGGTGGCGGACCTGGAGAAGCACTGTCGCGCGCACGCGATGCTGGCGGCCTACAAGCGGCCGAGGGCGTACCGCTTCGTGGACGCGCTGCCCGTCACGTCGACGGGGAAGAAGATCCACTATCAGTTGCGGGAGCGGGTTGCCGCGGATGCGGAGGCGGGGGTGCTGGAGCGGGTGGGGCGGTAG
- the aroA gene encoding 3-phosphoshikimate 1-carboxyvinyltransferase translates to MHLLVKGIQHQLTGEVLVPNSKYHAHRALILASLAEGVSRVHGLSDARHVQYTVQLLRGLGVKITTEGDTFVVHGLGGRYRPRRAAVSAGSSGTTLYFMIGLASLSDRDVAVTGQKYFRRRPVGPLLTALRQMGVGVESADDCPPVHVTARRPSGGHVRIAGTLSQWISGLILLAPFATGHTTIEVEGELNERSYLELTVAMMRQFGLAVTVSEDWRRFDVEPGQSAVATELTLPPDIGSAAFGIAAAALHPSDVLLKGMTRLEGGPADHPEFHFLDIARAMGVPMELDEAAGGVRIRQETPMLKGVEVDCRDVPDMLPILSTLGSFAYGESVFHNIAHTRLKESDRAAAMLQLNAMGGDLELDGDALRVRGVEGLVGAKLSSFNDHRVLMSLAVASSRARGHSTLTYPNAYRISYPTFLDAMNTLGVPMSVEDGPAPSGRPRQRRLEKEVAKPDLAARVTLPEWLRRRAASRPHDVAVVDVRADRDETVTWRELHERVERAASLLLGLGVRPGDNVAYQLPNRVEFVVLSLAALRIGAVCCPVIPFFRERELGFVLRRSGAKVLVVADRYRNRRPAEEVMGLDAEERGELARLVVLAEEGGSAALPEADGSGVRVHDWEKALAGTEVDRAALDAYVPSPDATAQLLFTSGTTGEPKGVTQPSRNLVRAVSMEIRHLGLHAGDAIWVPSPLAHQTGFLYGMTLALVLGVPQITQAEWDAKRALASLNTHGASFVQAATPFLTDLVKAVEEGGDMPRKLRIFVATGAQVPRGLAERAGRVLGADVCGAFGTTETCLGALSAPGDEPAQRWGSDGRPLDGIELRVTDDQGHVLPAGVEGNFELRSPTVFDGYLDRPDLTAEVFTEDGWYRTGDLATLDASGYLRITGRVKDVINRGGEKIPVAEIEQLLFAHPAVEDVAVVAMPDARLGERACAFVVCKEGERLGFGEMRAYLDEHQVAKQYWPERLEPLGVLPRNPIGKVQKFALRERARELRPQED, encoded by the coding sequence ATGCACCTTCTTGTCAAAGGGATTCAGCACCAGCTCACCGGTGAAGTCCTCGTCCCCAACTCCAAGTACCACGCGCACCGCGCGCTGATCCTCGCCTCGCTGGCCGAGGGCGTCAGCCGCGTGCACGGGCTCTCCGACGCCCGGCACGTCCAGTACACCGTGCAGCTGCTGCGCGGCCTGGGGGTCAAGATCACCACCGAGGGCGACACCTTTGTGGTGCACGGTCTCGGTGGGCGCTACCGGCCGCGCCGCGCGGCCGTGTCCGCCGGCTCCTCCGGCACCACCCTCTACTTCATGATCGGCCTGGCCTCGCTCTCGGACCGCGATGTCGCGGTGACCGGGCAGAAGTACTTCCGCCGCCGTCCCGTGGGCCCCCTGCTCACCGCGCTGCGGCAGATGGGCGTCGGGGTCGAGTCGGCCGACGACTGCCCGCCCGTGCACGTCACCGCGCGGCGCCCGAGCGGTGGGCACGTGCGCATCGCCGGGACGCTCTCGCAGTGGATCTCCGGGCTCATCCTGCTCGCGCCGTTCGCGACGGGGCACACGACGATCGAGGTCGAGGGCGAGCTGAACGAGCGCTCGTACCTCGAACTGACCGTCGCGATGATGCGGCAGTTCGGCCTCGCGGTCACGGTCTCCGAGGACTGGCGGCGCTTCGACGTCGAGCCGGGGCAGTCGGCCGTCGCGACCGAGCTGACGCTGCCGCCCGACATCGGCTCGGCCGCCTTCGGGATCGCCGCCGCCGCGCTGCACCCCTCGGACGTCCTGCTCAAGGGCATGACCCGCCTGGAGGGCGGTCCCGCCGACCACCCCGAGTTCCATTTCCTCGACATCGCGCGCGCGATGGGGGTCCCGATGGAGCTGGACGAGGCGGCCGGCGGGGTGCGCATCCGGCAGGAGACGCCGATGCTCAAGGGGGTCGAGGTGGACTGCCGGGACGTGCCCGACATGCTGCCGATCCTCTCCACGCTCGGCTCCTTCGCCTACGGCGAGTCCGTCTTCCACAACATCGCGCACACGCGGCTCAAGGAGTCCGACCGCGCCGCGGCGATGCTCCAGCTCAACGCGATGGGCGGGGACCTGGAGCTGGACGGGGACGCGCTGCGGGTGCGCGGGGTCGAGGGGCTGGTGGGCGCGAAGCTCTCCTCGTTCAACGACCACCGGGTCCTGATGTCGCTCGCCGTGGCGTCCTCGCGGGCGCGCGGCCACTCGACGCTGACGTACCCGAACGCGTACCGGATCTCGTACCCGACCTTCCTCGACGCGATGAACACGCTCGGCGTGCCGATGAGCGTCGAGGACGGGCCCGCGCCCTCGGGACGGCCCCGGCAGAGGCGGCTGGAGAAGGAGGTCGCGAAGCCGGACCTCGCGGCGCGCGTGACGCTCCCCGAGTGGCTGCGGCGGCGGGCCGCGAGCCGTCCGCACGACGTCGCGGTCGTCGACGTACGGGCCGACAGGGACGAGACCGTGACGTGGCGTGAGCTGCACGAGCGGGTCGAGCGGGCGGCCTCGCTGCTGCTCGGGCTCGGGGTGCGGCCCGGGGACAACGTGGCGTACCAGCTCCCGAACCGCGTCGAGTTCGTCGTGCTCTCGCTCGCCGCGCTGCGGATCGGCGCGGTGTGCTGCCCCGTCATCCCGTTCTTCCGGGAGCGGGAACTCGGCTTCGTGCTGCGCCGGTCCGGGGCGAAGGTGCTCGTCGTCGCCGACCGGTACCGGAACCGGAGACCCGCCGAGGAGGTCATGGGGCTCGACGCGGAGGAGCGCGGGGAGCTGGCGCGGCTCGTCGTGCTCGCCGAGGAGGGCGGGAGCGCGGCGCTGCCCGAGGCGGACGGCTCGGGTGTCAGGGTGCACGACTGGGAGAAGGCGCTCGCGGGCACCGAGGTGGACCGCGCCGCGCTCGACGCGTACGTGCCCTCGCCCGACGCGACCGCGCAGCTCCTGTTCACCTCGGGGACCACCGGGGAGCCGAAGGGCGTCACGCAGCCCTCGCGGAACCTCGTGCGCGCGGTCTCGATGGAGATCCGGCACCTCGGGCTGCACGCGGGGGACGCGATCTGGGTGCCCTCGCCGCTCGCGCACCAGACGGGGTTCCTCTACGGGATGACGCTGGCGCTCGTCCTCGGAGTCCCGCAGATCACGCAGGCCGAGTGGGACGCGAAGCGCGCGCTCGCCTCGCTCAACACGCACGGGGCGAGCTTCGTGCAGGCCGCGACGCCGTTCCTGACCGACCTCGTGAAGGCGGTCGAGGAGGGCGGGGACATGCCGCGCAAGCTGCGGATCTTCGTCGCGACCGGGGCGCAGGTGCCGCGCGGGCTCGCCGAGCGGGCCGGGCGGGTGCTCGGCGCGGACGTGTGCGGGGCCTTCGGGACGACCGAGACGTGCCTCGGGGCGCTCTCGGCGCCCGGGGACGAACCGGCGCAGCGCTGGGGTTCGGACGGGCGTCCGCTCGACGGGATCGAGCTGCGCGTCACGGACGACCAGGGGCACGTGCTCCCGGCCGGGGTCGAGGGCAACTTCGAGCTGCGCTCCCCCACCGTGTTCGACGGCTACCTGGACCGGCCCGACCTGACCGCCGAGGTGTTCACGGAGGACGGCTGGTACCGCACGGGCGACCTCGCGACGCTCGACGCCTCCGGGTATCTGCGGATCACCGGGCGCGTCAAGGACGTCATCAACCGGGGCGGCGAGAAGATCCCTGTCGCCGAGATCGAGCAGCTGCTCTTCGCGCACCCGGCCGTCGAGGACGTCGCCGTCGTCGCGATGCCCGACGCGCGGCTCGGCGAACGCGCCTGCGCCTTCGTGGTGTGCAAGGAGGGCGAGCGGCTCGGCTTCGGCGAGATGCGCGCGTACCTGGACGAGCACCAGGTGGCGAAGCAGTACTGGCCCGAACGGCTCGAACCGCTCGGGGTGCTGCCGCGCAACCCGATCGGCAAGGTGCAGAAGTTCGCACTGCGCGAGAGAGCGAGGGAACTGAGGCCGCAGGAGGACTGA
- the fabF gene encoding beta-ketoacyl-ACP synthase II, producing MQSNRQVVVTGFGALTPVGNDRESTWQALLAGKSGIAPITAFDATGLPTTIAGEVKGFDPSALLDRKRERRSARFSQLAVAAAREAVADASLTVGGEGVDAGRVGVVLNNAVAGMDGIERAVDQMHADPRTISPYFVSSVIPNMPACEVAIDLGVRGPVTASALACASGVYALLEARRLILSGEADVVLAGGTDSAITRVMFQGLSNMGALSKRNDEPERASRPFDADRDGFVFGEGAVVCVLESAEHAAARGARAYAEVAGGALTSDAFHVSAPDPSGAGAVSAMRQALERTGTAASDVDYICAHGTSTRINDLTESKAIREVYGNSAYDLLVSSPKSMVGHLIGAAGALSAMVAALALRDGVVPPTINLDQPGEECDLDYVPHTARKADVRAAAVNAFGFGGQNCVAVLRAV from the coding sequence GTGCAGAGCAATCGACAAGTCGTGGTGACGGGCTTCGGGGCCCTCACCCCGGTCGGCAACGACCGGGAGAGCACGTGGCAGGCGCTCCTCGCGGGGAAGTCGGGCATCGCGCCCATCACCGCTTTCGACGCGACCGGGCTGCCGACGACGATCGCGGGCGAGGTGAAGGGCTTCGACCCCTCCGCGCTCCTCGACCGCAAGCGCGAGCGCCGCTCGGCGCGCTTCTCGCAGCTCGCGGTCGCCGCCGCGCGCGAGGCCGTCGCGGACGCCTCGCTGACGGTGGGCGGTGAGGGCGTGGACGCGGGCCGCGTCGGCGTCGTGCTGAACAACGCGGTCGCCGGGATGGACGGCATCGAGCGCGCGGTGGACCAGATGCACGCCGATCCGCGCACCATCTCGCCGTACTTCGTCTCGTCCGTGATCCCGAACATGCCGGCCTGCGAGGTCGCGATCGACCTCGGGGTGCGCGGCCCGGTCACGGCGAGCGCGCTCGCCTGCGCGAGCGGGGTGTACGCGCTCCTGGAGGCGCGGCGGCTCATTCTGTCGGGCGAGGCCGACGTGGTGCTCGCGGGCGGGACGGACTCGGCGATCACGCGGGTCATGTTCCAGGGCCTGTCGAACATGGGCGCGCTCTCGAAGCGCAACGACGAACCCGAGCGGGCCTCGCGGCCCTTCGACGCGGACCGGGACGGTTTCGTCTTCGGCGAGGGCGCCGTCGTGTGCGTCCTGGAGTCGGCCGAGCACGCCGCCGCGCGCGGCGCGCGCGCCTACGCGGAGGTCGCGGGCGGGGCGCTCACCTCGGACGCCTTCCACGTGAGCGCGCCCGACCCGTCCGGGGCGGGGGCCGTGTCCGCGATGCGGCAGGCGCTGGAGCGCACGGGGACGGCGGCGAGCGACGTGGACTACATCTGCGCGCACGGCACGAGCACCCGCATCAACGACCTCACCGAGTCCAAGGCGATCCGCGAGGTGTACGGCAACAGCGCCTACGACCTCCTCGTCAGCTCCCCGAAGTCGATGGTGGGCCACCTCATCGGCGCGGCCGGGGCGCTCTCGGCGATGGTCGCCGCGCTCGCCCTCAGGGACGGCGTCGTGCCGCCCACGATCAATCTCGACCAGCCGGGCGAGGAGTGCGATCTGGACTACGTCCCGCACACCGCCCGCAAGGCAGACGTCCGCGCCGCGGCCGTCAACGCCTTCGGCTTCGGCGGCCAGAACTGCGTCGCCGTGCTGAGAGCAGTCTGA